The following proteins are co-located in the Rippkaea orientalis PCC 8801 genome:
- a CDS encoding KGK domain-containing protein, producing the protein MSEDKLFEINEYLEGDDDVIAFRDSSTYKISKLKTFLIEKIKSIRYKVGMSWNDSIFTSYGRECEILKVGSGGWIKGQLKFRMILEFIPDEPELKEPESPLDEIRKKISEMG; encoded by the coding sequence ATGTCAGAGGATAAATTATTTGAGATTAATGAATACTTAGAAGGTGATGATGATGTCATTGCTTTTAGGGATAGTTCTACATATAAGATATCTAAGTTAAAAACCTTCTTGATAGAGAAGATTAAGTCCATTCGATACAAGGTTGGTATGTCTTGGAATGATTCAATTTTTACATCTTACGGTAGAGAATGCGAGATATTAAAAGTAGGTTCTGGAGGATGGATAAAAGGACAGTTGAAATTTAGAATGATATTAGAATTTATTCCTGATGAACCTGAATTAAAAGAACCTGAGTCACCTTTAGATGAGATTAGAA